One window of Rhodopirellula bahusiensis genomic DNA carries:
- a CDS encoding sigma-54-dependent transcriptional regulator, with protein sequence MDNELHLLIVDDEPNIRSGLARGLEKSCDHIETASSVNEALDKFDAGKFQLVIADVKMPGDRNGVDLVRLIKQRDPGVMSIIITANGTVESVVDAMKSGAFDFISKPIDLNLIRQQVAKAAEHHRLQHENHHLKEKLAEAGEMAGIIGNCQAFQDLLKQVRQVASTDATVLIQGESGTGKELIARAIHDLSARSNAPFVAVNLGALPESLLESEMFGHEKGAFTGASRQKPGCFEQAASGTLFLDEITEIPAKSQVDLLRVLETGQFARIGGEQTLQSTARIISATNRDARTLVQDGTFRDDLYYRLNIVPIEVPSLRDRREDIPLLVEHFLTRFCNRHGRALKSLTSEAMDALVASSWPGNVRQLRNHIERMVVTVSGDTIERSDLPQEHRTQQNAPATTIRTLNEITEMAERTGIESALSAKDFHREQTAKALGISVRTLHYKMNRYGLH encoded by the coding sequence ATGGACAATGAACTTCATCTGTTGATCGTGGACGACGAGCCGAACATTCGGTCTGGTTTGGCTCGCGGACTCGAAAAGAGCTGTGACCATATTGAAACGGCCAGCTCAGTCAACGAAGCGCTCGACAAGTTCGATGCCGGGAAATTTCAGCTTGTGATCGCCGATGTGAAGATGCCCGGCGATCGAAACGGAGTGGACCTGGTTCGACTAATCAAGCAGCGGGACCCGGGAGTCATGTCGATCATCATCACCGCGAACGGAACCGTGGAGTCCGTGGTCGACGCCATGAAATCGGGCGCGTTCGATTTCATTTCCAAACCAATCGATTTGAACCTGATTCGCCAGCAAGTCGCGAAGGCGGCGGAGCATCATCGGCTGCAGCACGAAAACCATCACTTGAAGGAGAAGTTGGCAGAAGCCGGCGAGATGGCTGGCATCATCGGCAATTGTCAAGCGTTCCAGGATTTGCTCAAGCAAGTTCGGCAGGTTGCATCAACGGATGCAACCGTACTGATTCAGGGCGAAAGTGGAACCGGAAAAGAATTGATCGCACGAGCGATCCATGATTTGAGTGCTCGATCGAATGCTCCGTTCGTCGCGGTCAACTTGGGAGCCCTGCCGGAGAGTCTGTTGGAAAGCGAAATGTTCGGGCACGAGAAAGGTGCGTTCACCGGAGCGTCCCGGCAGAAGCCGGGGTGTTTCGAGCAGGCCGCTAGTGGAACGTTGTTCTTGGACGAGATCACTGAGATCCCGGCCAAGAGCCAAGTGGATTTGCTGCGAGTCTTGGAGACCGGACAATTCGCACGCATCGGTGGCGAGCAAACCCTTCAATCAACGGCGAGAATCATCTCGGCAACCAATCGCGATGCGAGGACGTTGGTGCAGGATGGAACGTTTCGCGATGACCTTTACTACCGATTGAACATCGTTCCGATCGAGGTGCCTTCGCTGCGGGATCGCCGGGAAGACATTCCGTTGTTGGTCGAACACTTCTTGACTCGGTTTTGCAATCGACACGGACGCGCTCTGAAATCGTTGACGTCCGAAGCCATGGATGCTTTGGTCGCGTCGAGTTGGCCGGGCAATGTGCGTCAACTTCGAAACCACATCGAACGGATGGTGGTGACAGTCTCGGGGGACACGATTGAACGCAGCGATCTGCCTCAAGAGCACCGGACGCAACAGAACGCACCAGCCACCACAATACGAACCTTGAATGAAATCACCGAGATGGCGGAGCGAACCGGAATCGAATCAGCTCTTTCCGCGAAAGATTTCCACCGGGAGCAAACCGCAAAGGCTTTGGGAATCAGCGTCCGAACATTGCACTACAAAATGAACCGCTACGGACTGCATTGA
- a CDS encoding cytidylate kinase-like family protein — protein MSVRVPAIERRVDERVLKWIHAEHSQQEVPPSDANKRLGPYITISREAGAGGSELAKRVAEKLQWDLLDQEIVDYMEQQYGTPRCLIQRVDEKHENWLSEILTSRIGGLGFSESTYTHRVSKLVLLAASHGNVVIVGRGAKYILPPEQGVSVRVVAPLKLRIQRVMSQRHLSEKEARHWVLNKDRQRQNYIRGHFHQDESDPHLYDLVLNVGIVLLEEAADIIVDSSRRLTERFTDSTVH, from the coding sequence ATGAGTGTCCGAGTCCCCGCGATAGAACGACGTGTCGACGAGAGAGTTTTGAAGTGGATCCATGCGGAACACAGCCAACAAGAAGTCCCCCCATCGGACGCCAACAAGCGGCTGGGCCCCTACATCACGATTTCAAGAGAGGCCGGTGCGGGCGGCAGTGAACTGGCAAAACGGGTCGCTGAAAAATTGCAGTGGGACCTGCTGGACCAAGAGATCGTCGACTACATGGAACAGCAATACGGGACCCCGAGATGCCTGATTCAACGAGTGGATGAGAAGCACGAAAACTGGCTCAGCGAAATTCTGACCTCTCGAATTGGCGGGCTGGGATTCTCTGAATCCACCTACACGCACCGTGTTTCCAAGCTCGTCCTGCTGGCTGCGTCGCACGGGAACGTTGTCATTGTCGGTCGAGGAGCGAAGTACATCCTTCCTCCAGAGCAAGGCGTGTCGGTCCGCGTCGTCGCACCGCTGAAACTTCGCATACAACGAGTCATGTCACAGCGTCATCTCTCCGAGAAGGAAGCTCGCCACTGGGTCCTGAATAAGGACCGTCAACGACAGAACTACATCCGAGGGCACTTCCATCAAGACGAATCCGACCCTCATCTCTACGACTTGGTTTTGAATGTCGGCATTGTCTTGTTGGAAGAAGCTGCCGACATCATCGTCGACTCCTCTCGACGATTGACAGAACGGTTCACCGACTCGACCGTTCATTGA
- a CDS encoding efflux RND transporter periplasmic adaptor subunit, which translates to MKLFQAILFASFPCLFAGCGDWTETSALPLANVVSPQSHGDKHEQPLQQSGEHQQSGEHQEPGEHHESGEHHPQHKIVVTSPVARDVMLTRQYVCQIHSRRHIEVCALEGGYLKEISVNEGQAVTKGQTMFQILPTLYEAKLDADMAEAKLAQVEFDNTQKLVQQNIVSTQELKLAEAKLAKAVANVELARAEMNFANIKAPFDGIVDRLHEQEGSLIEEGAMLTTLSDNSVMWVYFNVPEARYLEYQEAMNAGQSQDALNIQLRLANHKIFNQPGKIGAIEADFDNETGNIAFRADFPNPNGLLRHGQTGTVLINQVAKNAVVIPQRATFEILAKKYAFVIDAEDVVHQREIVIQNEKDDIFLISEGLQPGEKIVLEGILQVRDGQKVEYEFRDPETVLSHLKYHAE; encoded by the coding sequence ATGAAATTGTTCCAAGCAATCCTCTTTGCATCCTTCCCTTGCTTGTTTGCGGGGTGCGGCGATTGGACCGAAACATCCGCTCTTCCGCTCGCGAACGTCGTCTCGCCCCAATCACACGGCGACAAGCACGAACAACCGCTTCAACAATCAGGTGAACATCAACAATCAGGTGAACATCAAGAACCGGGCGAACATCATGAATCGGGCGAGCACCATCCTCAGCACAAAATTGTGGTGACCAGTCCGGTTGCTCGCGATGTGATGCTGACTCGGCAATACGTTTGCCAGATCCACTCGCGTCGGCACATCGAAGTGTGTGCTCTCGAAGGAGGCTACCTGAAGGAAATCTCTGTCAACGAAGGGCAAGCGGTCACCAAAGGGCAAACCATGTTTCAAATTTTGCCAACGCTCTACGAAGCCAAATTGGATGCCGACATGGCCGAAGCAAAGCTGGCTCAGGTCGAGTTCGACAACACACAAAAGCTGGTCCAGCAAAACATCGTTTCCACTCAGGAACTCAAACTGGCCGAGGCGAAACTGGCCAAAGCGGTCGCGAACGTCGAATTGGCTCGCGCGGAAATGAATTTCGCCAACATCAAAGCCCCCTTTGATGGCATCGTCGATCGTCTGCACGAACAAGAAGGCAGTTTGATCGAAGAGGGCGCGATGCTGACAACGTTGTCCGACAACAGCGTCATGTGGGTCTACTTCAACGTCCCCGAAGCTCGCTACTTGGAATACCAAGAAGCGATGAACGCGGGGCAAAGCCAAGACGCGTTGAACATTCAACTCCGGTTGGCCAACCACAAGATCTTCAATCAACCCGGCAAGATCGGTGCGATCGAAGCCGACTTCGACAATGAAACCGGCAACATTGCCTTTCGGGCAGACTTCCCCAATCCGAACGGTCTGCTTCGACACGGCCAAACCGGCACCGTGCTGATCAATCAAGTCGCGAAAAATGCCGTTGTGATTCCTCAACGTGCGACGTTCGAAATCCTCGCGAAAAAGTACGCGTTTGTGATCGACGCGGAAGACGTCGTGCATCAACGCGAGATCGTGATTCAAAACGAAAAGGACGACATCTTCCTGATCTCGGAAGGGTTGCAGCCCGGCGAAAAGATTGTGCTGGAGGGAATCTTGCAGGTCCGCGACGGCCAGAAGGTGGAATACGAATTCCGAGATCCGGAAACCGTCCTCAGCCACCTGAAATACCACGCTGAATAG